A genome region from Streptomyces antimycoticus includes the following:
- a CDS encoding WD40/YVTN/BNR-like repeat-containing protein, with the protein MNDVLLAVGTRKGLFLGRRGGRGGWDFTGPHFPMQAVYSVGIDTRGDRPRLLAGADSSHWGPSVFRSDDLGGSWHEPAKPAVKFPEGTDTSLERVWQLQPAGPDEPEVVYAGTQPGALFRSEDGGETFAFVRGLWDHPQRPEWGEGFGGQAVHTVVPDPRDPRALMVAVSSGGVYRSTDGGESWAPSNSGLKADFLPDQYPEFGQCVHKVARDPVDLDRLYLQNHGGVYRSDDGGAHWAEIGKDLPADFGFAVAVHPRRSGVAYVFPVNDGSDRYPPGFRCRVFRTEDAGATWEERSAGMPDGLHYGVVLRDALRTDDADPVGVYLGNRNGEVYASADEGESWRQIARHLPDVLCVRAAVIG; encoded by the coding sequence ATGAACGATGTCCTGCTCGCCGTCGGCACCCGCAAGGGTCTCTTCCTCGGCCGCCGCGGCGGCCGAGGGGGCTGGGACTTCACCGGCCCCCACTTCCCCATGCAGGCGGTCTACTCCGTCGGCATCGACACCCGGGGCGACCGCCCCCGGCTGCTGGCCGGTGCGGACAGTTCGCACTGGGGCCCCTCGGTCTTCCGCTCCGACGACCTCGGGGGCAGCTGGCACGAGCCCGCCAAGCCCGCGGTGAAGTTCCCCGAGGGCACCGACACCTCGCTGGAGCGGGTGTGGCAGCTTCAGCCCGCCGGGCCCGACGAACCGGAGGTGGTCTACGCGGGCACCCAGCCGGGCGCGCTGTTCCGCTCCGAGGACGGCGGGGAGACCTTCGCGTTCGTCCGCGGCCTGTGGGACCACCCGCAGCGGCCGGAGTGGGGCGAGGGGTTCGGCGGGCAGGCCGTGCACACGGTCGTCCCCGATCCGAGGGACCCGCGGGCGCTCATGGTCGCCGTGTCCTCCGGTGGGGTGTACCGCTCCACGGACGGCGGGGAGAGCTGGGCGCCGTCCAACAGCGGGCTCAAGGCGGATTTCCTGCCGGATCAGTACCCGGAGTTCGGGCAGTGCGTCCACAAGGTCGCCCGGGACCCGGTCGACCTCGACCGGCTCTATCTGCAGAACCACGGCGGGGTGTACCGCAGCGACGACGGCGGGGCGCACTGGGCCGAGATCGGTAAGGACCTCCCGGCGGACTTCGGCTTCGCGGTCGCCGTCCATCCGCGCCGCAGCGGCGTCGCGTACGTCTTCCCGGTCAACGACGGCTCGGACCGCTACCCCCCGGGCTTCCGGTGCCGGGTGTTCCGCACCGAGGACGCGGGCGCCACCTGGGAGGAGCGCTCCGCCGGGATGCCGGACGGGCTCCACTACGGGGTGGTGCTGCGGGACGCGCTGCGCACCGATGACGCCGACCCGGTCGGGGTCTACCTCGGCAATCGCAACGGCGAGGTGTACGCGAGCGCCGACGAGGGCGAGAGCTGGCGGCAGATCGCCCGCCATCTTCCCGATGTGCTGTGTGTCCGGGCCGCCGTGATCGGCTGA